One part of the Dyadobacter sp. 676 genome encodes these proteins:
- the polA gene encoding DNA polymerase I has protein sequence MEKPVHKLFLLDAMALIYRAHFAFIKAPRITSKGLNTSAVFGFTNTLLEVLQKEKPTHIGVAFDTAAPTFRHVQFEAYKAQREAQPEDITVAIPLVKRLLKGMCIPILEMDGYEADDIIGTIAKEASREGFEVFMMTPDKDYGQLVEQHIHIYKPAFLGKGAEVLGVQEILDRWQIRRIDQVIDILGLMGDAVDNIPGIPGVGEKTAQKLIQEYDTIENLITHADEIKGKLGEKIRENFDKAVLSKQLATIDCKVPVPFDAEDLTVCAPNAELIAELFDELEFRTLKTRILGGPAGAPAPAQRAGTASAPQARKSAKGQLDIFGNPTEEIGQQPAVISGDLADGELTEDTEGIRIPTSKRTIDNTFHRYHTVDTPELMTSLAHYLSLQDAFCFDTETTSLDTIDAELVGLSFSYLAGEAFYIPVPPDREQAQNVVEHFRAVFENEAIEKIGQNIKYDILILKNYGIEVRGKLSDTMLAHYLLEPDKRHGMDILAAAYLNYEPVSITTLIGKKGGKQGNMRDVAIPEITQYAGEDADITFQLHSIFSRELPKVNAAKLFNEVEMPLTKVLASMENTGVRLDINALKEMSAVLESDLRQAESEIYEAAGQSFNISSPKQLGEILFEKMKLIEKPKKTKTGQYATGEEILSELEANHLIARKILDYRELQKLKSTYVDALPTMVSSRTGRIHTSYNQAVAATGRLSSTNPNLQNIPIRTPRGREIRKAFVPDSDEFQILSADYSQIELRIMAAFSGDESMTEAFNQGRDIHATTASKVFQVPLEEVTPDMRRKSKMVNFGIIYGISAFGLAQRLGIPRGEASEIIRAYFEEFPAVKSYMDKVVNDAREREYVETILGRRRYLPDINSRNQTNRGYAERNAINAPIQGSAADMIKVAMINIHDFMEKEKLKSRMILQVHDELVFDAHRDEIPLLKEKVDELMRNAIPMAVKMETGIGIGANWLEAH, from the coding sequence ATGGAAAAACCCGTTCACAAGCTGTTTCTGCTGGACGCGATGGCACTGATTTACAGGGCGCATTTCGCATTCATCAAGGCGCCACGCATCACTTCAAAGGGACTGAATACCAGCGCCGTTTTCGGCTTTACCAACACACTGCTCGAAGTACTTCAAAAAGAGAAACCGACGCACATCGGCGTCGCGTTCGACACCGCCGCGCCTACCTTCCGCCACGTGCAGTTCGAAGCTTACAAGGCCCAGCGCGAGGCGCAGCCGGAAGATATTACCGTGGCAATCCCCCTGGTGAAACGCCTGCTCAAGGGCATGTGCATCCCTATTCTGGAAATGGATGGCTATGAAGCCGACGATATCATCGGCACCATCGCCAAGGAAGCGTCGAGGGAAGGCTTCGAGGTTTTCATGATGACGCCCGATAAAGACTACGGGCAGCTGGTCGAACAACACATTCACATATACAAGCCCGCATTTCTCGGCAAAGGCGCGGAAGTACTGGGCGTCCAGGAAATACTCGACCGCTGGCAGATCCGGCGTATCGACCAGGTTATCGACATCCTCGGCCTGATGGGCGACGCCGTCGATAATATCCCGGGCATTCCGGGCGTTGGCGAGAAAACCGCCCAGAAACTCATCCAGGAATATGATACGATCGAAAACCTGATTACGCATGCCGACGAGATCAAAGGCAAACTCGGCGAAAAAATCCGCGAAAACTTCGATAAAGCCGTGCTAAGCAAGCAATTGGCGACGATAGATTGCAAAGTACCGGTGCCATTCGATGCCGAGGACCTGACGGTTTGCGCCCCCAATGCCGAACTCATCGCCGAGCTCTTCGACGAACTGGAATTCAGAACCCTGAAAACACGCATCCTCGGCGGCCCCGCGGGCGCTCCTGCCCCGGCCCAACGGGCGGGTACGGCTTCAGCCCCGCAAGCCCGCAAAAGCGCCAAGGGCCAGTTGGATATTTTCGGTAACCCGACGGAGGAAATCGGCCAGCAACCGGCGGTCATCAGCGGCGACCTTGCCGACGGCGAGCTTACCGAGGACACCGAGGGTATCCGCATCCCGACGTCGAAACGGACCATCGACAACACCTTCCACCGCTACCATACCGTGGACACGCCCGAGCTCATGACCAGCCTGGCGCATTACCTCAGCTTGCAGGACGCATTCTGCTTCGACACCGAAACCACTTCGCTCGATACCATCGACGCAGAACTTGTGGGGCTTTCGTTCTCCTATCTCGCGGGTGAGGCTTTCTACATTCCCGTTCCGCCCGACCGGGAACAGGCCCAAAACGTCGTGGAGCATTTCAGGGCGGTTTTCGAGAATGAAGCCATTGAAAAAATTGGTCAGAATATCAAGTACGACATACTGATCCTTAAAAATTACGGCATCGAAGTACGCGGTAAGCTAAGCGACACGATGCTCGCGCATTACCTGCTCGAACCGGACAAACGCCATGGAATGGATATTCTGGCCGCTGCGTACCTGAACTACGAGCCGGTGTCGATCACGACCCTTATCGGTAAAAAAGGGGGTAAGCAGGGCAATATGCGGGATGTAGCGATCCCGGAAATCACGCAATATGCCGGCGAGGATGCGGATATTACTTTTCAGCTCCATTCGATTTTCAGCCGCGAGTTGCCGAAAGTAAATGCCGCGAAGCTGTTCAACGAAGTGGAAATGCCGCTGACGAAAGTGCTCGCTTCGATGGAAAATACGGGTGTGCGGCTGGATATCAACGCATTGAAAGAAATGTCGGCCGTACTGGAGTCCGACCTCCGCCAGGCCGAATCCGAGATTTACGAAGCCGCCGGCCAGTCGTTCAACATCAGCTCCCCGAAGCAGCTCGGCGAAATCCTCTTCGAGAAAATGAAGCTGATCGAAAAGCCGAAAAAAACCAAAACCGGGCAATATGCGACAGGGGAAGAGATCCTTTCCGAACTGGAAGCGAACCACCTCATTGCCCGCAAAATCCTCGACTACCGGGAGTTGCAGAAACTCAAATCGACGTACGTGGATGCATTGCCTACCATGGTGAGTAGCCGGACCGGCCGCATTCATACATCCTATAACCAGGCAGTTGCGGCTACCGGGCGATTGAGCTCCACCAACCCGAACCTGCAAAATATCCCCATTCGCACGCCGCGCGGCCGCGAAATCCGTAAGGCGTTTGTCCCCGATTCGGATGAATTCCAGATCCTGTCGGCCGACTACTCGCAAATCGAACTGCGCATTATGGCGGCTTTCAGTGGTGACGAAAGCATGACGGAGGCCTTTAACCAAGGCCGGGACATCCACGCAACCACGGCCAGCAAGGTATTTCAAGTTCCGCTCGAAGAGGTAACCCCGGATATGCGCCGGAAATCGAAAATGGTCAATTTCGGGATCATTTACGGCATTTCGGCATTCGGCCTCGCGCAACGACTGGGGATTCCGCGTGGGGAAGCGAGTGAAATCATCCGCGCCTATTTCGAAGAATTTCCGGCTGTGAAAAGCTATATGGACAAGGTGGTGAACGACGCCCGTGAGCGCGAATATGTCGAGACGATCCTCGGCCGCCGCCGCTACCTGCCGGACATCAATTCCCGTAACCAGACCAACCGGGGCTATGCCGAACGAAACGCCATCAATGCCCCTATCCAGGGCTCGGCGGCCGATATGATCAAGGTTGCGATGATCAATATCCACGATTTCATGGAAAAAGAGAAGCTGAAATCGCGCATGATCCTGCAAGTGCATGACGAATTGGTCTTCGACGCTCACCGCGACGAAATTCCGCTCCTGAAAGAGAAAGTGGACGAGCTCATGCGAAACGCAATCCCGATGGCCGTGAAAATGGAAACCGGTATCGGAATCGGCGCAAACTGGCTGGAAGCACATTGA
- a CDS encoding SRPBCC domain-containing protein: MEAQTTIICPPDLTSRPLGVTVQKVIKLLPRKLFKAWTTEMDLWLAAPGSFLGRPEPNTPFYFETMHQGMRHPHYGRFLYLEEPGRIEMTWVTGQSGTDGAETVLTVELSPHEDGTFLRLTHAEFLHEAARKSHEDAWPAILEQLEERMSRPAD; the protein is encoded by the coding sequence ATGGAAGCGCAAACGACCATTATCTGCCCACCTGACCTGACGTCCCGGCCGCTGGGCGTCACCGTGCAGAAGGTGATTAAGCTGTTGCCACGAAAACTTTTCAAAGCCTGGACTACCGAAATGGACCTATGGCTGGCCGCTCCCGGTTCGTTCCTGGGAAGGCCGGAGCCAAACACGCCTTTCTATTTCGAAACCATGCATCAGGGAATGCGGCACCCGCATTACGGCCGCTTCCTGTACCTGGAAGAACCCGGACGTATCGAAATGACCTGGGTAACCGGCCAGAGCGGAACCGACGGAGCGGAGACTGTGCTGACTGTGGAGCTTTCGCCGCACGAGGACGGCACATTCCTGCGACTCACACATGCCGAATTCCTCCACGAAGCGGCGCGAAAAAGTCATGAAGATGCCTGGCCGGCGATATTGGAGCAACTTGAAGAGCGGATGTCGCGACCTGCAGACTGA
- a CDS encoding O-acetylhomoserine aminocarboxypropyltransferase/cysteine synthase produces MKFETLQLHAGQQPDPTTNSRAVPLYQTTSYVFNNAEHAANLFALKEFGNIYSRIMNPTNDVFEKRIAALEGGVAALATASGHSAQFLAINNITTVGDNFVTTSFLYGGSYNQFKNSFKNIGVEARFADGDDVSSFERLIDDKTKLIYLETIGNPSYSVPDFEAFSALAKKYDLPLIVDNTFGAAGAIFQPIRHGAHVVVQSATKWIGGHGTSIGGVIVDAGTYNWGNGKFPQFTEPSPSYHGLVLNDVFGIGGPFGNIQFIIRARVEGLRDWGPSLSPFNSFLFLQGLETLSLRVERIAENALKLAQWLEKHPKVESVNYIGLEGNKYHQLAKKYLTRGFGGVLSFSLKGDKKTAERFVDNLKLISNLANVGDAKTLIIHPASTTHSQLSDQEQLSAGVLPTQLRISVGIEHIDDIIADVEQAITAL; encoded by the coding sequence ATGAAATTTGAAACATTGCAGCTTCATGCCGGCCAACAGCCCGACCCGACGACCAATTCCAGGGCCGTGCCTTTGTATCAGACCACTTCCTACGTATTCAACAATGCCGAGCATGCCGCAAACCTGTTCGCATTGAAAGAGTTCGGCAATATTTACTCCCGCATCATGAACCCGACCAACGACGTTTTCGAAAAACGGATAGCGGCGTTGGAAGGCGGCGTAGCTGCGTTGGCGACGGCTTCGGGGCATTCGGCACAGTTTCTGGCCATTAACAATATCACCACCGTAGGCGACAACTTCGTAACGACTTCGTTCCTGTACGGCGGTTCCTACAACCAGTTCAAAAATTCGTTCAAAAACATCGGTGTGGAAGCGCGTTTTGCCGATGGCGACGATGTGAGCAGCTTCGAGAGGCTGATCGACGACAAAACGAAGCTTATTTACCTGGAAACGATCGGCAACCCGAGCTATTCCGTACCCGATTTTGAAGCATTCTCGGCGCTAGCAAAGAAATACGACCTGCCATTGATCGTCGATAACACATTCGGTGCGGCCGGGGCCATTTTCCAACCTATCAGGCACGGTGCGCATGTGGTGGTGCAGTCGGCTACAAAATGGATCGGCGGGCATGGCACGTCCATTGGCGGGGTAATTGTCGATGCGGGTACTTATAACTGGGGCAACGGCAAGTTCCCGCAGTTCACAGAGCCTTCACCGAGCTACCACGGCCTTGTTCTGAACGACGTCTTCGGCATTGGCGGGCCGTTCGGCAATATCCAGTTCATCATCCGCGCCCGTGTGGAGGGCCTGCGCGACTGGGGTCCTTCCCTGTCGCCATTCAATTCGTTCCTGTTCCTGCAAGGGCTTGAAACGCTCTCGCTGAGAGTGGAACGCATTGCCGAAAACGCGTTGAAACTGGCGCAATGGCTCGAAAAACATCCGAAAGTTGAGAGCGTAAACTATATCGGCCTGGAAGGCAACAAATACCACCAGCTTGCTAAAAAGTACCTTACCCGCGGATTCGGCGGTGTTCTCTCGTTCTCGCTCAAAGGCGACAAGAAGACAGCCGAGCGGTTTGTAGACAACCTGAAACTGATCAGCAATCTCGCGAATGTAGGCGATGCCAAAACGCTGATCATCCACCCCGCCTCCACCACGCACTCGCAACTATCTGATCAGGAGCAACTTTCGGCAGGCGTATTACCCACCCAGCTCCGCATTTCCGTCGGTATAGAGCATATCGACGACATCATTGCGGATGTGGAGCAGGCGATCACTGCGCTTTAA
- a CDS encoding DUF2147 domain-containing protein, with translation MSFMSAESQIIVADKIVGEWINEEKDTRIEIYKSGEEYFGRLLWAEDLFEADGKTSRKDIHNSNEKLRGRNLLHVNLLNNFVFSEDIWDNGKMYDPKSGKTYSCLIKLRKEKMEVRSYVGIPLLGRSTYWDRVP, from the coding sequence ATGAGTTTCATGTCCGCCGAATCGCAAATTATCGTGGCGGATAAGATCGTCGGCGAGTGGATCAATGAAGAAAAGGACACCCGCATCGAGATTTACAAAAGCGGCGAGGAATACTTCGGACGATTACTTTGGGCAGAAGACCTTTTTGAAGCCGACGGCAAAACTTCCCGCAAGGACATACACAACTCCAATGAAAAGCTCCGGGGACGTAACCTGCTTCATGTGAACCTGCTAAACAATTTCGTCTTTAGCGAAGACATTTGGGACAATGGAAAGATGTACGACCCCAAAAGCGGCAAAACATACAGCTGCCTGATTAAGCTGCGAAAGGAAAAGATGGAGGTCCGTAGCTACGTGGGGATTCCGTTGCTGGGCAGAAGCACGTATTGGGACCGGGTTCCCTGA
- a CDS encoding MsnO8 family LLM class oxidoreductase has protein sequence MLRAASASVPGGIMLPNHSALKVAENFRMLETLYPGRIDLGMGRAPGTDRITSSLLNPSNDFSETSYLRQLEHLQHFFRDTAGTERGFIYATPQSPTIPEQWILSSSGGSSNIAARFGMGLAVAKFINGFIKPDVVEEYKRNFRPSDQLEKPRVIISVFTLCGETEEKAAEMRKMMDYVLVEFERGKFGPFPDPETVRKYQFSFGELDRIRYNSGRIVSGTPESVKEQLTRLAIDFEADEVMVSTMADTFENRIRSFQLISEAFNLREPVL, from the coding sequence ATGTTACGAGCCGCATCCGCATCGGTTCCGGGGGGGATTATGCTGCCGAATCACAGCGCATTGAAAGTCGCGGAGAACTTCCGGATGCTCGAGACGCTTTATCCCGGCCGTATCGATCTCGGTATGGGCCGCGCACCCGGCACCGACCGCATTACCTCCTCGCTGCTTAACCCGTCCAACGATTTCAGCGAAACCAGCTACCTGCGGCAACTCGAACATCTGCAGCATTTTTTCAGGGACACTGCCGGAACCGAACGCGGGTTTATCTACGCCACGCCGCAATCGCCTACCATTCCCGAGCAATGGATCCTGAGTTCGAGCGGCGGTAGCAGCAACATCGCGGCACGTTTCGGAATGGGGCTGGCCGTCGCCAAGTTCATCAATGGTTTCATAAAACCCGACGTCGTGGAGGAATACAAGCGGAATTTCCGTCCCTCCGATCAGCTCGAAAAACCCCGGGTAATCATCTCCGTATTCACCTTATGCGGCGAAACGGAGGAAAAGGCCGCCGAAATGCGCAAAATGATGGATTACGTTCTGGTGGAGTTCGAGCGGGGCAAGTTCGGGCCGTTTCCCGACCCTGAAACGGTGCGGAAATACCAATTCAGTTTCGGCGAGCTCGACCGCATCCGCTACAACAGTGGCCGCATTGTTTCGGGAACGCCGGAATCCGTGAAGGAACAACTTACCAGGCTGGCCATCGATTTCGAGGCGGACGAAGTGATGGTATCGACCATGGCCGACACCTTCGAAAACCGCATCAGATCGTTTCAACTGATTTCCGAAGCATTTAATTTGAGAGAACCGGTTCTTTAA
- a CDS encoding YafY family protein — MNRFDRITAILIQLQSRKIVKAQDLAERFEISLRTVYRDINSLAEAGVPIIGEAGVGYSIMDGYRLPPVMFTKEEARTFITAEKLMEKFTDFSTQSHYQSAMYKIKAVLRSTEKSMVENLENHIEVRNRPRAFHQPNSNTLDVLLKSISERKIARILYVALSAAEPVERIIEPVGVYHENNYWYTIAFCHLRNDYRNFRSDRILQCDITDRPFVHQHAPLKDFMHDSWEHENMRLVRIHVEKRVARYIREQRNYYGFSSEVEHGDIVEMTFLSPSLEGFARWYLMIAPEASIVEPEALKTIVRQLTEKISENLSR; from the coding sequence ATGAACCGTTTCGACCGCATTACTGCCATTCTTATTCAGCTCCAATCCCGCAAAATTGTCAAAGCCCAGGATCTGGCGGAGCGTTTCGAGATCAGTCTGAGGACGGTGTACCGCGATATCAATTCGCTTGCCGAGGCGGGCGTACCCATTATCGGCGAGGCAGGCGTCGGCTATTCCATCATGGACGGCTATCGCCTGCCTCCTGTTATGTTTACCAAGGAAGAGGCGCGCACATTCATTACGGCAGAGAAGCTGATGGAGAAATTCACCGATTTCTCCACACAGTCGCATTACCAGTCGGCCATGTACAAGATCAAGGCGGTGTTGCGCAGCACGGAAAAATCGATGGTCGAGAACCTTGAAAACCATATCGAAGTACGCAACAGGCCCCGCGCGTTTCACCAGCCGAACAGCAACACGCTCGACGTTCTGCTTAAAAGCATTTCCGAACGGAAAATCGCCAGGATCCTTTATGTGGCATTAAGTGCAGCAGAGCCGGTGGAACGGATCATCGAGCCCGTAGGCGTTTACCATGAAAACAATTATTGGTACACCATCGCATTCTGTCACCTGCGCAACGATTACCGCAACTTCCGGTCCGACCGCATCCTGCAATGCGACATTACCGACCGGCCGTTCGTACATCAGCATGCCCCACTGAAAGATTTCATGCACGACAGCTGGGAGCACGAGAACATGCGCCTCGTGCGCATCCATGTGGAAAAACGTGTGGCGCGTTACATTCGCGAGCAGCGGAATTATTACGGGTTCTCGTCGGAAGTAGAGCACGGCGATATCGTGGAGATGACTTTCCTCAGCCCTTCGCTGGAAGGTTTTGCCCGATGGTACCTGATGATCGCACCGGAGGCCAGTATCGTTGAGCCGGAAGCGCTCAAAACGATCGTCAGGCAGCTTACCGAAAAAATTTCGGAAAATTTGAGCCGCTGA
- a CDS encoding DinB family protein has product MSATIEIPNAEKSLAYAMKNFADYNHWANCTLVNWLRTKPVEILESELKSSFSTIRLTLIHILETQRYWLSIMNPDADYSGYGFDGDLETTFDTLIAQSQELAEYVESLSCEQIQRETLVESQWFQCNFPNFEYIMHVVNHTTYHRGQIITMGRNLGFTDAPMTDYNFYNVMAK; this is encoded by the coding sequence ATGTCAGCCACAATTGAAATTCCGAACGCAGAAAAAAGTTTGGCCTACGCGATGAAAAATTTCGCGGATTACAACCATTGGGCCAACTGCACCCTTGTCAACTGGCTCCGTACAAAACCGGTTGAAATCCTCGAATCCGAGCTGAAATCGAGCTTTTCGACCATCCGGCTGACACTCATCCATATCCTCGAAACCCAACGTTACTGGTTATCGATCATGAACCCGGATGCCGATTACAGCGGCTATGGTTTCGATGGAGACCTCGAAACGACCTTCGATACGCTTATAGCACAATCTCAGGAGCTTGCGGAATACGTGGAAAGCCTCTCCTGCGAGCAAATCCAGCGCGAAACACTCGTTGAAAGCCAGTGGTTTCAATGCAACTTCCCGAACTTCGAATACATTATGCATGTGGTTAACCATACCACATACCACCGGGGGCAAATCATCACCATGGGCCGCAACCTGGGCTTTACCGACGCACCGATGACCGATTATAACTTTTATAATGTCATGGCTAAATAA
- a CDS encoding S9 family peptidase, producing the protein MKEAYQWPRATPPVAEKKDHETGMHGDKRNDEYYWMADFFREGPDADKVVEYLNAENAYTDTMMAGTTKFQELLFAEMKGRIKEKDESVPVFSNGYWYYTRSEEGEQYFKYCRKKGSLEAVEEVLLDVDKMAEGHPYYSAVGFNVSPDNKLMAYGVDTVSRRQYTLYIKNLETGEHLADKIYPTSGGSEWGNDNKTLFYTATNPKTLLSEKIKRHKLGTDSRKDVVVYHEKDKSNYIGVGKTKSEKYIVIASSATMSSEYLILDADNPEGKFEVFQPRIKDVLYDVDHQGDKFLIVTNKDALNFRLMETPVNQTGVGNWKEVIPNRPDVLLEGIDVFRDYLVVTERRNGLLQLRIRNIHTNAEHYVDFGEPAYTAYAGSNPEYNSSNLRYVYTSLTTPGSVYDYHMESREKELKKRQEVVGGYNPEDYATERLYAKARDGVKVPISLVYKKTTVRSEETPLLLYAYGSYGNSMDAAFSSTRLSLLNRGFIYAIAHIRGGQEMGRQWYEDGKMFKKKNTFNDFIDCAEFLIREKYTSPAHLFAEGGSAGGLLMGAVANMRPDLWRGIIADVPFVDVVTTMLDESIPLTTNEFDEWGNPKNKDAYDYMKSYSPYDNIERKNYPNMLVTTGLHDSQVQYFEPAKWVARLRAHKTDKNVLLLKTNMEAGHGGASGRFDYLKEIALQFAFMFALEGGANSVLI; encoded by the coding sequence GTGAAAGAAGCATATCAATGGCCGCGAGCCACACCTCCGGTAGCAGAAAAGAAAGACCATGAAACCGGAATGCATGGCGACAAGCGCAACGACGAATATTATTGGATGGCCGATTTCTTTCGGGAGGGACCCGACGCCGACAAGGTGGTGGAATACCTGAATGCGGAGAATGCTTACACCGACACCATGATGGCCGGTACGACGAAGTTCCAGGAGTTGCTGTTCGCGGAGATGAAAGGCCGGATCAAGGAAAAGGACGAGTCGGTGCCGGTGTTCAGCAACGGGTATTGGTATTACACCCGCAGCGAAGAGGGCGAGCAGTACTTTAAATATTGCCGCAAGAAAGGCTCGCTGGAAGCGGTAGAAGAGGTCCTTCTCGACGTCGACAAAATGGCCGAAGGGCATCCTTACTATTCCGCGGTTGGTTTCAATGTGAGTCCCGATAACAAGCTGATGGCATACGGGGTCGACACCGTTTCAAGGCGCCAGTACACCCTTTACATCAAAAACCTGGAAACCGGCGAGCATCTGGCCGACAAGATTTACCCGACCAGCGGCGGCTCGGAATGGGGGAATGATAACAAAACGCTGTTTTACACCGCTACAAACCCGAAAACCCTGCTCAGCGAAAAGATCAAGCGCCATAAACTGGGCACCGATTCCCGGAAGGACGTGGTTGTTTACCACGAGAAGGACAAGAGCAATTATATCGGTGTTGGCAAAACGAAATCGGAGAAATACATCGTGATCGCGTCGTCGGCCACGATGTCGTCCGAATACCTTATCCTTGATGCCGACAATCCCGAGGGCAAGTTCGAAGTATTTCAACCACGGATCAAGGATGTGCTGTACGATGTGGACCATCAGGGGGACAAGTTCCTGATCGTCACCAACAAGGATGCTCTGAATTTCCGGTTAATGGAAACGCCGGTAAACCAAACGGGCGTCGGGAACTGGAAGGAAGTAATCCCAAACCGTCCGGACGTTCTCCTCGAGGGCATCGACGTTTTTCGGGACTACCTGGTGGTCACAGAACGCAGGAATGGACTCTTGCAGCTTCGCATCCGCAATATCCATACAAATGCGGAGCATTACGTGGACTTCGGTGAACCTGCCTACACGGCTTATGCCGGCTCTAATCCCGAGTACAACAGCTCGAATCTACGGTACGTCTACACGTCTCTCACTACACCCGGTTCGGTGTACGACTATCATATGGAAAGCCGCGAAAAGGAGCTGAAAAAGCGACAGGAAGTGGTTGGCGGCTACAATCCCGAAGATTACGCGACGGAACGTTTGTATGCGAAAGCACGCGACGGCGTGAAAGTACCCATTTCGTTGGTTTATAAGAAAACTACCGTCAGGAGCGAGGAAACGCCACTTCTGCTTTACGCATACGGCTCTTATGGCAATAGTATGGACGCCGCGTTCAGCAGTACGCGCCTGAGCCTGCTCAACCGCGGGTTCATATACGCGATCGCGCACATACGCGGGGGACAGGAGATGGGGCGGCAATGGTACGAGGATGGCAAAATGTTCAAAAAGAAGAATACATTCAATGATTTTATCGATTGCGCGGAGTTTCTGATCAGGGAGAAATATACATCGCCCGCGCATTTGTTTGCCGAAGGGGGGAGCGCCGGCGGATTGCTGATGGGGGCGGTCGCGAACATGCGCCCCGATCTGTGGCGGGGAATCATAGCGGACGTGCCTTTTGTGGACGTCGTGACGACCATGCTGGACGAAAGCATTCCCTTGACGACCAACGAGTTCGATGAATGGGGGAATCCAAAAAATAAGGACGCCTATGACTACATGAAGTCCTATTCTCCCTATGACAATATCGAGCGAAAAAATTATCCCAACATGCTCGTAACCACCGGCTTGCACGACAGTCAGGTGCAATACTTCGAGCCCGCAAAATGGGTGGCACGCCTTCGCGCGCATAAAACGGACAAGAATGTGCTACTGTTAAAGACCAATATGGAAGCCGGCCACGGAGGCGCTTCGGGGCGGTTTGACTATTTGAAGGAGATTGCCTTGCAGTTTGCGTTTATGTTCGCGTTGGAGGGGGGGGCGAATAGCGTTTTAATTTAA
- a CDS encoding NADPH-dependent FMN reductase — translation MKRIHILGISGSLRADSTNTIILKTVGTLFPSDVTFEIFEGLGEIPHFSPGLDSPGLDSPGLTDNQALARFKTAIGQADGVVICTPEYAFGVPGTLKNALDWTVGTGEFNDKPVSAISASPLNTGGNNALASLLLTLTALGTRKNEASSLSIPNVKGKISAGQVTDKHTIEALREQCGNLLRLIG, via the coding sequence ATGAAACGCATTCACATTCTGGGAATATCCGGGAGTCTCCGCGCCGACTCCACCAATACCATCATTCTGAAAACCGTTGGGACCCTGTTCCCGTCCGACGTCACTTTTGAGATCTTCGAAGGCCTGGGCGAAATCCCGCATTTTAGTCCCGGACTGGATAGTCCCGGACTGGATAGTCCGGGACTTACTGACAACCAGGCCCTGGCACGCTTCAAAACCGCAATCGGGCAAGCCGACGGGGTTGTTATCTGCACGCCTGAATATGCATTCGGCGTCCCGGGGACGCTCAAAAACGCGCTGGACTGGACCGTTGGCACCGGCGAGTTCAACGACAAGCCCGTATCGGCCATCAGTGCTTCTCCGTTAAATACCGGCGGAAATAATGCCCTGGCATCGTTGCTTCTGACACTTACCGCACTCGGCACGAGAAAAAACGAGGCTTCTTCGCTATCCATCCCTAACGTGAAAGGCAAAATCTCCGCCGGACAGGTCACGGACAAGCATACAATAGAAGCGTTGCGGGAGCAATGCGGTAACCTGCTGAGGCTGATTGGTTAA